The following proteins are encoded in a genomic region of Bacillus sp. Marseille-Q1617:
- the tatC gene encoding twin-arginine translocase subunit TatC — protein sequence MNDRNQQLIGHLEELRSRAIKTVLAFIGFLIAGLAFVKPIYGWLIRGLDTKLAILGPSEILWVYLMIAAVFSLAATIPVAAYQIWRFVAPGLSPRERKVTVRFIPALFFLFIFGLCFGYFLLFPIVLGFLTTLSAGQFEMMFTAEKYFRFMIHLTVPFGLLFEMPLVIVFLTVLGILDPAKLKKSRRIAYFMLIVISVLITPPDFLSDILVILPLLLLYEISITCSTIVYKKRASRSEESNAGQENLVLRSEKT from the coding sequence ATGAATGATCGCAACCAGCAGCTGATCGGACACTTGGAAGAACTGCGGAGCCGGGCCATCAAAACTGTGCTGGCCTTTATTGGATTTCTTATAGCCGGGCTGGCTTTTGTGAAGCCGATCTACGGGTGGCTGATCAGGGGTTTGGACACGAAACTGGCGATTCTCGGACCAAGCGAAATTTTGTGGGTGTATTTGATGATAGCTGCTGTCTTTTCACTGGCGGCCACCATCCCTGTCGCTGCCTATCAAATCTGGCGGTTTGTCGCCCCGGGTCTGAGTCCAAGAGAACGAAAAGTGACGGTTCGCTTCATTCCAGCCTTGTTCTTTTTGTTCATCTTCGGCCTCTGTTTCGGTTACTTTTTACTTTTCCCGATCGTCCTGGGTTTCTTAACCACCCTGTCAGCCGGACAGTTCGAAATGATGTTCACGGCGGAAAAATACTTCCGCTTCATGATACACCTTACTGTACCTTTTGGACTTTTATTTGAAATGCCGTTGGTGATCGTCTTCCTGACGGTACTTGGCATTTTGGATCCGGCCAAATTGAAAAAATCAAGAAGGATCGCCTATTTTATGCTGATTGTCATTTCCGTGCTGATTACGCCGCCGGATTTCCTTTCGGATATACTCGTCATCCTGCCGCTTCTGCTCTTATATGAAATCAGCATAACTTGTTCAACAATTGTGTATAAGAAGCGCGCTTCCCGTTCGGAGGAGTCAAATGCAGGTCAAGAGAATTTAGTTCTAAGGAGTGAAAAGACATGA
- a CDS encoding alkaline phosphatase: protein MTNERPMENWIQKLNEETLHKGVDRRSFLQGAGKVAGISLGMVIAQSMGGFSVSAEEEGLQDYPFLLGVASGDPLPDSVVLWTRLAVDPLNGGGMPDRNIPVKWEIAKDEHFRRIVQRGTEVASPALAHSVHAEVGNLEAGTVYYYRFKVGKDFSPIGKTKTLPGRNADVASLSFAFASCQQYEHGYYTAYKHMAKEDLDLVFHLGDYIYEYGPDEYVAKTGNVRHHKGPEIRSLEDYRNRHAQYRSDKDLQAAHAAFPWVVTWDDHEVENNYADMIPEKGQSVEEFVKRRVAAYQAYYEHMPLRRSSMPHGADMQLYRQFSYGNLANFMVLDSRQYRSDQANGDKSSPQTAESLDPSRTLLGAEQEEWVLDHLGKSSTSWNVLAQQIFFAKRNYGPSPDQPRYSMDGWDGYTPARERITEFARKKNMDNLIVLTGDVHASWASNILADFDDPSSKMLGAEFVGTSITSGGNGADKRADTDRILQQNEHIKFFNDYRGYVRCHVTPTQWRTDYRVVPFVTNPGADISTRASFVYEKDAEGLKEISASTVPQGQQMSAEVEDDRHEAHNRAHKKQANKGKQKQLN, encoded by the coding sequence ATGACAAATGAGAGACCGATGGAAAATTGGATTCAGAAACTTAATGAAGAGACCTTACATAAAGGGGTCGACCGCCGAAGCTTCCTTCAAGGCGCGGGAAAAGTCGCTGGCATTTCTTTAGGAATGGTGATTGCGCAGTCGATGGGCGGCTTTTCTGTGTCTGCAGAAGAAGAGGGATTACAGGATTATCCGTTTTTACTTGGGGTGGCTTCCGGTGACCCGCTTCCTGACAGTGTCGTGTTATGGACACGTTTAGCCGTCGACCCGCTTAATGGCGGCGGTATGCCTGACCGTAACATTCCCGTGAAGTGGGAGATCGCAAAAGATGAACATTTCCGCCGCATCGTTCAGCGCGGTACGGAAGTGGCAAGTCCGGCCCTCGCACACTCCGTCCATGCCGAGGTAGGGAACCTGGAAGCAGGCACAGTATACTATTACCGGTTCAAGGTCGGGAAGGATTTCAGCCCGATTGGAAAAACGAAAACCCTTCCTGGACGGAATGCAGATGTTGCTAGCCTCTCTTTCGCCTTTGCTTCCTGCCAGCAGTATGAGCACGGCTATTATACTGCCTACAAGCATATGGCAAAAGAAGACCTCGACCTCGTTTTCCATCTTGGAGACTATATTTATGAATATGGTCCGGATGAGTATGTAGCAAAGACAGGTAATGTACGACATCATAAAGGACCGGAAATTCGTTCTCTTGAGGACTACCGGAACCGTCATGCCCAATACCGTTCGGACAAGGATTTGCAGGCTGCTCATGCGGCTTTCCCTTGGGTGGTCACATGGGATGACCATGAAGTGGAGAACAACTATGCCGACATGATTCCTGAAAAAGGACAGTCTGTCGAAGAGTTCGTAAAACGGCGTGTCGCTGCTTATCAGGCCTACTATGAACATATGCCGCTGAGACGATCGTCGATGCCGCACGGAGCGGACATGCAGCTTTACCGTCAGTTCTCATACGGAAACTTGGCTAATTTCATGGTTCTCGATTCCCGCCAGTATCGTTCGGATCAGGCGAATGGGGATAAAAGCTCTCCACAGACGGCAGAGTCCCTGGATCCTTCACGCACATTATTAGGCGCCGAGCAGGAAGAATGGGTCCTTGATCATCTGGGCAAATCCTCCACTTCCTGGAATGTACTTGCCCAGCAGATCTTTTTTGCCAAACGAAACTATGGCCCAAGTCCTGATCAACCTCGTTACAGCATGGATGGCTGGGACGGCTACACACCAGCGAGGGAGCGCATCACTGAATTTGCCCGCAAGAAAAACATGGATAACCTGATCGTCCTGACGGGTGACGTCCACGCAAGCTGGGCTTCCAATATCCTGGCAGACTTTGATGATCCGTCTTCCAAGATGCTTGGCGCCGAATTTGTCGGCACGTCCATCACCTCAGGCGGGAACGGGGCGGACAAGCGCGCAGACACGGACCGGATCCTCCAGCAGAACGAACATATTAAATTTTTCAATGATTATCGCGGGTATGTCCGCTGTCATGTCACACCGACCCAGTGGAGAACCGATTACCGGGTCGTTCCATTCGTCACCAATCCAGGTGCGGATATTTCCACGAGAGCCTCATTTGTTTACGAAAAGGATGCAGAAGGATTGAAGGAAATATCTGCATCCACCGTCCCTCAAGGGCAGCAGATGTCTGCAGAAGTGGAAGACGATCGTCATGAAGCGCACAACCGCGCCCACAAAAAGCAGGCCAATAAAGGCAAACAAAAGCAATTGAACTAG
- a CDS encoding pyridoxal 5'-phosphate synthase: MNRIRNLKTLTGPFPYFNVNDAPQSPHELFLDWFQLAVDKGIPEPHSMTLSTIDNFGFPDARILILKDVDEKGWYFASSSQSEKGKQIEAHPYVALTFYWPLIGRQVRIRGKAMKMDEEQNSKDFLSRGTVARAIALLGKQSAILNDQQEFEEALSKQIQQMKLDPDQVDPHWTLYRVEANSVEFWQADEDRKHIRLRYELERETWLKDRLYP; encoded by the coding sequence ATGAATAGGATAAGAAATTTAAAGACACTTACGGGACCTTTCCCTTATTTTAATGTTAATGATGCACCCCAATCACCGCATGAACTGTTTCTGGATTGGTTCCAATTAGCAGTTGATAAAGGCATTCCTGAACCTCACTCCATGACTCTTTCTACAATAGACAACTTCGGTTTCCCGGATGCGCGTATACTCATCTTGAAAGATGTTGATGAGAAGGGCTGGTATTTTGCATCCAGCTCCCAAAGTGAAAAAGGGAAACAGATCGAGGCTCATCCCTATGTGGCGTTAACTTTTTACTGGCCGCTTATCGGAAGGCAGGTCAGGATACGGGGAAAAGCAATGAAAATGGATGAAGAACAGAACAGCAAGGATTTTTTAAGCAGGGGTACAGTGGCCCGGGCCATTGCTTTATTGGGTAAACAAAGTGCCATTTTAAATGATCAGCAAGAATTTGAAGAGGCATTAAGCAAGCAAATCCAACAGATGAAACTGGATCCAGATCAAGTAGACCCGCATTGGACTTTGTACAGAGTGGAAGCAAATTCTGTGGAGTTTTGGCAAGCGGATGAAGACCGCAAACATATAAGACTGCGTTATGAATTAGAAAGAGAAACGTGGTTGAAGGATCGATTATATCCATAG
- a CDS encoding spore germination protein, protein MSSFFKGRKRKKKLQPDAENQAAVHSEDHIQESLSANLDIIRQKTGNSSDVVVRQLKLGRYSDIKTAIVYIEGIVDNQSIEEFLLQSMMKDDDKEKVIQEDALDRISEDMMTVGNVSSFNTWDDLFLSLMAGDTIVLVDGIAKALSACTQGGEKRPISESTTQMVVRGPKGAFTESIATNTSMVRRIIKTPDLWMESFKVGRVTKTDVTLMYINGIANDQVIEEVRQRLNKIDIDSILESGYIEQLIEDQTMTPFPTIFNTERPDVVAGNLFEGRIAIFVDGTPFVLIAPAVFIQFFQSAEDYYMRFDIATSIRLLRILMFFISLIAPATFVAVTTYHQEMVPTTLIVAIAAQREAVPFPAFVEALLMEITFEILREAGIRLPKAIGSAVSIVGALVIGQAAVQASIVSPAMVIIVSITAIASFATPSFDMAISVRLLRFLFMISAATFGFYGIILILLMMVVHLCSLRSFGVPYMAPFAPFTPVNNGDTFIRLPWWTLRQRPRLISANTRREGKSQRPQPPASRGMVNRDFEEGGRNEA, encoded by the coding sequence ATGTCTTCGTTCTTTAAAGGTCGAAAACGAAAAAAGAAACTGCAGCCGGATGCTGAAAATCAAGCTGCGGTTCACTCGGAAGACCATATACAAGAGTCATTATCAGCCAACCTTGACATCATTCGACAGAAAACGGGCAACAGTTCAGACGTCGTCGTTCGTCAATTGAAATTGGGGAGATACTCCGATATTAAAACAGCCATTGTGTATATCGAAGGAATCGTAGACAATCAATCGATTGAAGAGTTCTTACTGCAATCCATGATGAAAGATGATGATAAAGAAAAAGTGATTCAGGAGGATGCGTTGGATCGGATCTCTGAAGACATGATGACGGTTGGTAACGTGTCATCCTTCAATACTTGGGATGACCTGTTTTTATCCTTAATGGCAGGTGATACCATTGTCCTGGTGGATGGTATAGCCAAGGCTCTGAGTGCATGTACGCAAGGTGGAGAAAAACGTCCAATATCAGAATCCACCACTCAAATGGTGGTCCGCGGTCCCAAAGGAGCGTTTACAGAGTCGATTGCGACGAATACATCCATGGTACGCCGCATTATTAAGACTCCCGATTTATGGATGGAGTCCTTTAAGGTTGGCCGCGTGACCAAAACAGATGTGACGCTTATGTACATAAACGGCATTGCCAATGATCAAGTGATTGAAGAAGTCCGCCAGCGATTAAACAAGATTGACATTGACAGCATTTTGGAATCAGGCTATATCGAACAATTAATTGAAGATCAAACCATGACGCCATTTCCAACTATTTTCAACACCGAAAGACCGGATGTTGTGGCAGGGAATCTGTTTGAGGGAAGGATTGCGATTTTTGTCGATGGAACGCCTTTTGTACTGATTGCCCCTGCTGTGTTTATTCAATTTTTCCAATCGGCTGAGGACTATTATATGCGTTTTGATATTGCGACATCGATCCGACTTTTACGTATTTTGATGTTTTTCATTTCGCTTATTGCCCCTGCTACCTTTGTGGCAGTCACAACCTACCACCAGGAAATGGTTCCCACAACACTCATAGTGGCCATTGCAGCCCAGAGGGAAGCCGTGCCTTTTCCCGCATTCGTGGAAGCTCTACTTATGGAAATAACCTTTGAAATCTTAAGGGAAGCAGGGATCCGCCTGCCTAAAGCGATTGGGTCGGCTGTATCCATTGTCGGCGCCCTTGTTATTGGACAGGCAGCGGTTCAAGCGAGCATTGTGTCACCTGCTATGGTCATTATCGTATCGATCACGGCGATTGCCAGTTTTGCCACTCCGTCTTTTGATATGGCCATTTCTGTCCGGTTGCTTCGTTTTTTGTTTATGATAAGTGCAGCCACATTTGGTTTCTACGGAATCATTTTAATCCTTCTGATGATGGTCGTCCATCTATGCAGCTTACGTTCATTCGGGGTGCCCTATATGGCCCCGTTTGCTCCCTTTACTCCTGTAAATAATGGAGATACATTCATAAGGCTGCCATGGTGGACACTAAGACAAAGACCACGCTTAATAAGTGCGAATACCCGACGGGAAGGTAAGAGTCAGCGTCCTCAGCCTCCTGCATCCCGCGGTATGGTCAATCGGGATTTTGAAGAAGGTGGCAGAAATGAAGCATAA
- a CDS encoding Ger(x)C family spore germination protein, protein MKHKLVFLIVWMTIAVLLSGCWSKKELTDLAIVAAMGVDKTEEGKYALTLQIINPGNVAGGIRGGGNQSPPVTIYSATGNNLVEASRSASSKISRRIYYAHTNLVVVGENLAREEGVDTIIDAIDRDHEFRITTTMVITHQSTAEELVKALTPVDKIPANKVLKTLEFTQKIGGKSIKTSVQDVMKGLQSPNGDTVVSGFRLAGNPKHASQLENIQESEPESTLQASGIAIIKEGKLVDWLYGTKARGTVWILDKIKGTNINIDWKGKKDAISYQTVRQKTDVSADVKNGRPTISIHTRMEGAIGEMNVPVDITDVKVISKMEKELEKEVKKEIKRAIEQAQENKADIFEFGDVIRRSNPNDWKRLKPMWNEVYFPELKVDITVEAYIRRAGLRNKSFLSSIEENQQ, encoded by the coding sequence ATGAAGCATAAGCTGGTTTTCCTTATCGTGTGGATGACAATCGCCGTCTTGTTATCAGGTTGCTGGAGCAAAAAAGAGTTAACTGATCTTGCAATCGTGGCGGCCATGGGAGTAGATAAAACAGAAGAAGGGAAATATGCCCTGACACTTCAAATTATCAATCCCGGGAATGTGGCTGGAGGCATACGCGGGGGTGGTAATCAAAGCCCGCCTGTTACAATCTATTCGGCTACAGGTAATAATTTGGTGGAAGCAAGCAGGAGTGCATCCAGCAAAATATCCCGAAGAATATATTATGCACATACTAACCTGGTGGTCGTCGGGGAGAACCTGGCAAGAGAAGAAGGAGTGGATACAATCATCGATGCGATCGATCGGGATCATGAATTTCGAATTACCACAACCATGGTGATTACGCATCAATCAACTGCAGAAGAACTAGTGAAGGCATTAACCCCCGTTGATAAGATACCGGCTAACAAGGTGCTGAAAACCCTGGAATTCACCCAAAAGATTGGGGGGAAAAGCATTAAGACATCGGTTCAAGACGTCATGAAGGGCCTGCAATCCCCAAATGGGGATACCGTGGTATCAGGGTTCCGTCTTGCAGGAAATCCCAAGCATGCCAGCCAGTTAGAGAACATTCAGGAAAGTGAGCCTGAATCTACCCTTCAAGCCAGTGGGATCGCCATAATAAAAGAAGGAAAACTAGTCGATTGGTTGTATGGGACAAAAGCCAGAGGAACGGTATGGATTCTGGATAAAATCAAAGGGACAAACATCAACATCGATTGGAAAGGAAAAAAAGATGCCATCTCCTATCAAACTGTCCGTCAAAAAACGGATGTATCAGCGGATGTGAAGAATGGCCGCCCCACGATCTCTATTCATACCCGCATGGAAGGAGCCATAGGGGAAATGAATGTACCGGTGGATATAACAGATGTGAAGGTTATATCAAAAATGGAAAAAGAATTGGAAAAAGAGGTTAAAAAAGAAATAAAAAGAGCGATTGAACAGGCTCAAGAAAATAAAGCAGATATCTTTGAGTTTGGAGATGTCATCCGACGTTCAAATCCGAATGACTGGAAGAGGCTGAAGCCGATGTGGAATGAGGTGTATTTTCCAGAATTGAAGGTGGATATTACGGTCGAAGCCTACATCCGTCGTGCCGGCTTACGAAATAAATCGTTTCTTTCAAGTATCGAAGAAAACCAACAGTGA
- a CDS encoding GerAB/ArcD/ProY family transporter, giving the protein MEKAKISASQLFVLMVLFELGSALLVPLAIDAKQDAWLAILLGMAVSFVLLLVYHQLYWYYPDLLPTEYIQKIVGKVPGAVIAFLYLFYFMYDASRILRDFGEMLLTFAYPETPLFIANALLILVIIYMVRKGIEVIARSGELLFILMFMLSVIGFILIVSSGLIDMTNLQPVLEEGIVPVLKVVFTQTLYFPFAEVFVFTMILPYLNNPKKVRLTMFCATGLSGINLILTMLINISVLGVDLTARSQFPLLSTVQTIQVADFLERLDVFFMLALVIGIFFKISVLFYAAVIGSASLFKVKSPSRLCYPLGLVVLFMSMTIASNFQEHIHEGLKIVMFVLHIPLLVIIPIFLLLVAFLRNRKKKSEF; this is encoded by the coding sequence GTGGAGAAAGCAAAAATCAGTGCCAGCCAGCTCTTTGTCTTAATGGTTTTGTTTGAACTGGGGAGTGCTTTACTAGTACCCCTTGCGATAGACGCAAAACAGGACGCCTGGTTAGCCATTCTGCTGGGAATGGCAGTCAGTTTTGTTCTTTTACTTGTCTATCATCAACTTTATTGGTATTATCCCGACCTTTTGCCTACAGAGTACATACAAAAGATCGTGGGAAAAGTGCCTGGCGCCGTCATTGCCTTTCTTTATCTTTTTTACTTTATGTATGATGCCTCCAGGATCCTTCGCGATTTTGGTGAAATGCTGTTAACCTTTGCCTATCCTGAAACTCCGCTGTTCATTGCAAATGCATTGTTAATACTGGTCATTATCTATATGGTGCGAAAAGGGATCGAGGTCATCGCGAGATCGGGAGAACTGCTTTTTATCCTAATGTTTATGCTTTCGGTCATTGGGTTTATATTGATTGTGAGTTCTGGTTTAATCGATATGACCAACTTACAACCCGTACTTGAAGAAGGAATTGTCCCTGTCCTGAAAGTGGTATTTACTCAAACCTTATATTTCCCCTTTGCAGAAGTGTTTGTGTTCACCATGATATTGCCGTATTTGAACAATCCCAAGAAGGTAAGGCTGACGATGTTTTGTGCAACAGGATTAAGTGGAATCAATTTGATTCTTACGATGCTCATTAACATTAGCGTGCTTGGTGTAGACCTGACTGCACGTTCCCAATTTCCGCTTCTTAGTACGGTTCAAACTATCCAGGTAGCTGATTTCCTGGAACGCCTGGATGTGTTTTTTATGCTTGCCTTAGTGATTGGGATTTTCTTTAAGATAAGTGTGTTGTTTTATGCAGCTGTCATAGGATCCGCCAGCTTATTTAAGGTTAAATCGCCTTCACGGCTCTGTTATCCATTGGGTCTCGTCGTCTTATTTATGTCGATGACGATTGCGAGCAATTTCCAAGAGCATATCCATGAAGGATTAAAGATCGTGATGTTTGTCTTACATATTCCGCTCTTAGTGATCATTCCTATCTTCCTTCTTCTGGTTGCGTTCTTGAGAAATCGGAAGAAGAAAAGTGAGTTTTAA
- a CDS encoding VOC family protein: MSKSFIEQVHYIRIPVRDLEESAQWYRDVLGLQLLTITEDPYAVIKINDGPFLLILVPTADETYAHFTMNNEPAFNIGFTSPELSKFHEHLADHGVRVEDIQEDNGHAYFHFYDPNGNKLQVHW, from the coding sequence ATGAGTAAATCGTTCATTGAACAAGTCCATTACATTAGAATCCCTGTACGAGATTTAGAGGAGTCTGCACAGTGGTATAGGGACGTGTTGGGACTGCAATTGCTGACCATTACAGAGGATCCATATGCGGTTATAAAAATAAATGATGGACCATTTTTACTTATCTTAGTCCCAACTGCTGATGAAACCTATGCACATTTTACAATGAATAATGAGCCAGCCTTTAACATTGGCTTTACCAGTCCTGAATTATCTAAATTCCATGAACATCTAGCAGATCATGGCGTCAGGGTTGAGGATATACAAGAAGATAATGGACATGCCTATTTTCACTTTTACGATCCAAATGGGAATAAACTTCAAGTGCACTGGTGA
- a CDS encoding LURP-one-related/scramblase family protein produces the protein MRQLYIKQKVFSLSEKFTVKDQEEKDRYYVEGSFMKVPKTFSIMNTSREEVALITKKVFSFLPKFLVEVNGQDVLTIKKEFSFLKARYTIDAAGIEVQGNWWDMNFQVLKHGKVVGEVGKEWFTWGDSYRVRVNDEEMEAITIALVVAIDCVKADESSASSGASFN, from the coding sequence ATGAGACAGCTATATATAAAACAAAAGGTATTCAGTCTCAGCGAGAAATTCACGGTGAAGGATCAGGAGGAGAAGGATCGATATTATGTAGAGGGAAGTTTTATGAAGGTCCCGAAGACGTTCTCCATTATGAATACAAGCAGGGAAGAAGTGGCACTCATCACGAAAAAGGTGTTCAGCTTTTTACCGAAGTTTTTGGTTGAGGTGAATGGTCAAGACGTATTGACGATCAAAAAGGAGTTCTCCTTTTTAAAAGCACGTTATACGATTGATGCGGCGGGCATTGAAGTGCAGGGGAATTGGTGGGATATGAACTTTCAGGTATTGAAGCATGGCAAGGTCGTAGGCGAAGTGGGCAAGGAGTGGTTCACTTGGGGCGATAGCTACAGGGTGCGAGTAAACGATGAAGAGATGGAAGCGATTACAATTGCACTGGTTGTTGCGATTGATTGTGTGAAGGCGGATGAGTCTTCGGCTTCATCGGGGGCGTCGTTTAATTAA
- a CDS encoding DNA/RNA non-specific endonuclease — protein MKKKINGLLLLLTSMVIVGCANAEGAAPPDKEAEPKVEATETTDIKGEKEEAAPEAVDEPESEEAVEEETPTETNEAGFPGFNLLEVDGGDLSGYRGPNVVVDIGFGDREYWAFTNEYGQLVRVIADAIILQDDSTEPVSSSGRYYSDEAKVPGVESDLLDEGHIIADSLGGVSNAYNITPQDSTLNRHGDQAYMEKSIRDAGGATDFEAIITYPNTETQIPSSYQYTYTLKGNIIVDNFDNVNPDEVNESLGLTESKPSSSESTNSNSTNSNTDGDISSIDTDGSGLVTIKEAKAAGFSMPITSDHWLYPHMRDNDGDGMVGE, from the coding sequence ATGAAAAAGAAGATAAACGGCTTACTTTTGCTTTTAACGAGTATGGTTATCGTTGGTTGTGCCAACGCAGAAGGTGCAGCCCCGCCAGATAAAGAAGCAGAGCCGAAAGTAGAAGCCACGGAGACTACTGATATAAAAGGTGAAAAGGAAGAAGCTGCTCCGGAGGCTGTGGATGAGCCTGAATCAGAGGAAGCAGTCGAAGAAGAAACCCCAACCGAAACAAATGAGGCAGGGTTTCCAGGATTCAATCTCCTTGAAGTCGATGGTGGTGATTTGTCCGGGTATCGCGGGCCGAACGTCGTCGTTGACATTGGTTTTGGGGACCGTGAGTATTGGGCATTCACGAATGAATACGGACAACTGGTGCGCGTCATTGCAGACGCAATCATTTTACAGGATGACAGCACGGAGCCGGTATCATCGTCTGGCAGATACTACTCTGATGAGGCAAAGGTTCCCGGCGTCGAAAGTGATTTATTGGATGAAGGACATATCATTGCTGATTCTCTCGGAGGGGTATCGAATGCGTATAATATCACCCCTCAAGACAGCACGCTTAACCGGCATGGTGATCAAGCGTATATGGAAAAAAGTATCCGGGACGCAGGTGGAGCCACTGATTTCGAAGCCATTATCACCTATCCAAATACGGAAACGCAGATTCCTTCAAGTTATCAGTATACCTATACTTTAAAAGGAAACATAATCGTTGATAATTTCGACAATGTGAACCCTGATGAAGTAAACGAATCACTCGGTCTGACAGAAAGTAAGCCTTCCAGTTCAGAGAGCACCAACTCTAACTCAACGAATTCAAACACAGACGGCGATATCTCAAGCATTGATACCGACGGTAGTGGACTGGTGACAATCAAAGAAGCAAAAGCAGCCGGCTTCAGCATGCCAATCACAAGCGATCACTGGTTATACCCTCATATGCGGGATAATGATGGAGACGGGATGGTCGGGGAGTAG
- a CDS encoding 5'-methylthioadenosine/adenosylhomocysteine nucleosidase, whose protein sequence is MNILKSAKSLLLLVAIGILLVGCSQQQEVHKEAEAEEMKNENIVGIIGPMAEEIEILHSHMEVENTEEVAGMTFYEGTLKGQNIVLVQSGIGKVNAAMAAQLLVSQFNVDKLINSGISGAIHPDVSLGDIVISTDTVQHDMDETAKGYKPGIIPRMDIGYFKADEELISLAEEAAKNLPEETKIFKGRIATGDQFIANAEKKKWIYETFNAYVCEMEGAAVGQVARLNNVPYLVIRSASDDAGEEAVMKWEDFKQMAVNNSSSIIENMLANMK, encoded by the coding sequence ATGAACATTCTTAAAAGCGCGAAATCTTTACTATTGCTTGTAGCAATAGGTATTTTACTAGTTGGATGCTCACAACAACAAGAAGTACATAAGGAAGCAGAAGCAGAGGAAATGAAGAATGAAAATATCGTTGGGATTATTGGTCCAATGGCAGAAGAAATTGAAATATTACATTCTCATATGGAAGTGGAAAATACTGAAGAAGTTGCCGGGATGACGTTTTACGAAGGAACATTAAAAGGTCAAAATATTGTTCTGGTTCAGTCAGGAATCGGAAAAGTAAATGCTGCAATGGCTGCGCAGCTTTTAGTAAGTCAGTTTAATGTAGATAAACTAATTAACTCTGGAATTTCTGGTGCGATCCACCCGGATGTTAGCCTTGGAGATATCGTCATTTCTACGGATACTGTTCAGCATGACATGGATGAAACAGCAAAAGGGTACAAGCCTGGTATTATTCCTCGAATGGACATTGGCTATTTTAAAGCGGATGAAGAACTTATTTCCCTTGCGGAGGAAGCCGCTAAAAACCTGCCTGAAGAAACAAAAATATTTAAAGGACGAATTGCAACTGGTGATCAATTTATCGCGAATGCTGAGAAGAAAAAATGGATCTATGAAACATTTAATGCCTATGTTTGTGAAATGGAAGGGGCAGCAGTGGGCCAGGTTGCTCGCTTAAATAACGTTCCTTATCTTGTCATCCGCTCAGCTTCTGATGACGCTGGTGAAGAAGCTGTGATGAAATGGGAAGACTTCAAACAAATGGCAGTAAACAACTCCTCTTCAATCATTGAAAATATGCTTGCAAATATGAAGTAA